tttgtcatgttgaccaatgaCTGGATACTCTTCTACACCTTCAATGAATACAGCAAAACAAATGTTAATAGAATGGTCGTGCATCTAAACCCTCAAAGATTGTGCAATTCTTCATTTAACCAATTAAAAATCAGGAGCTATAGCTTTGTTGCAACTAACTTATGCCAGCTCACTATTGCAATATCACATGGACACATGCTAATAGCAAAAACATGATATGTAGTTATATACTGCCCATTAGTTTTCAGTATAATAAGGACTTAAATGTTAGCTCTGGGCATTATAGTATGGCATGTGATGTGACGACACACATTCTTATGCTGAATCATCTGGATTCTGAACTGTAGCAAGTCAAAGCCGATACTGTAAGCTTGGCAAAGAAACTTGAAGCTCTTGAAGTTTCGAGGCTGTAAGCAATCTTGTCACTTTCTGAAGCCTAGATTATACGTAAACAGCCAAAAATAATGCTTAATTATATGAGGTGCAGAAAGATCTTGGGTGAGAATTTAGGAGGGTGCTCTGCTGAAGAACTGAACTGTCTGGAAGTAAATATTGAGAAGAGTCTCCGCATCATCAGAGGAAAGAAGGTTGGCTAGTCAAAAACTCTTGAATTGCTATAAAACAGGTGAGCTGCTCAATTTTACACAAACTAACCTGAATCTGTGTATGTGTTGACTCCACTGCCATCAGACCCAGGTGCTCGAACAGCAGATAGCTAACCTGAAAGAAAAGGTATACCCCCAAGGCTCCAACTGATGCATAACCCCAAAGGCCAGACTAACTTATGGCCTTTTTCTTTTCTTACAGCAGCCTATATACATAAATAACTCACAGTACACACGCCAACTAATTCTGCATGCTTCTTGTACTATGTTCAGGAGAGGACGCTTCTCAAAGACAACGAAGACTTGCGTGGAAAGGTGATGACTTCTTATACTTTGTTTGCAAGTAAAACTGCAGAGTACCTGATATCTTATATGCAAGAGACAGAGAACATAGCAAATTAGTCTCGCACCCATCATGTATTATGTATGGAATTCTACCAAGTCACTGACGTCGATCTTGTCGCTGCAGCAGCGCGATCTTGAGGCTTCGCTGGTGGTTCCTGCCCTGAACTGCGTCACGCCCCTGCAACCACGTGGCCAGCTGGCACCAGAGCAGGAACCGGTACCGAGCGACGAGGACGTGGAGACGGAGCTCTACATTGGGTTGCCCGGGGTTCGCTGCTCCAACCGGCGGTCAGGTCAAGCCAAATAGCTAATCAGCCGGAAGGTTGAGCCTCACACAAATAAACTCTCTACAGATGCATGAAGTGGCCAATCAGTAGTCCACCATTTCTGTTATTCTCTATATTTAGACAGAATCTATAATCTCTTGCAAAGCTAAATTAGCGGCTGCGACGATGACAAACCTGCAGAGAACCTCTGACGACTGAAGGTGAAACGCCAGTACACCAATTGTTTCTTGCGCAACGGCCGGCAAATGGAACTAGGGGAGGCATTCTTGTTAAAAATAATTCTGTAATTAGGGTAAAATCTCCCCTTGCCCAAAACCGTCGTTGCAGTTTGTCCCGCAACCGATGTCTCCCTTCGATCTCCTGGAACCGACGCCTCCTCGAGGAATCGTCGTGTCTCTTCGGGACATATAAAAGGGGGCCTGTAACCATCGATCAAAGGATTCGATCATTCTGATTCAAAATACGTTATCAGCATGATGGTCACATGTGTGTCTTCTATCCACACGTCTGGACCTTTCCGGTATTTCATGGTTCTGATTGACGCATCTACACGATGGTCACATGTGTGTCTTCTATCCACACGAAACCATGCATTTGCCAAGATAATGAGGCAAGTCATTAAGTTGCAAGCCCATTATCCTAAAAGTCGAATTAAGTCAATTCGAATGGACAATGCTGCAGAATTCTCTTCACGTGCTTTCAATGATTATTGCATGGCTTTGGGGATTGAAGTTCAACACTCTGTTCTATATGTCCATACACAAAATGGTTTGGCTGAAGCATTGATTAAGAGGATCAAACTCATTGCAAGACCTTTGTTGACGAATTGCAACTTGCCAATCTCTTGTTGGGGCCACGCTGTTTTGCACGCTGCTGACTTGATACAATTGAGGCCAACTGCATATCACAGTTCTTTCCCTCTGGAATTGGTACGTGGAAATCCTTCAAGCATTTCCCATCTGCGTAAGTTCGGATGTGCTGCATACATCCCGATCTCACCACCACAGCGGACATCTATGGGCCCACACAGGAAGTTGGGGATCTATGTGGGGTACAAATCGCCGTCGATTATTAAGTACCTGGAACCCCTGATTGGGGAGATGTTCACAACCCGTCACGCGGATTGCATATTTAATGAGGAACATTTTCCGGCATTAGGGGGAGATTTCAAGTACCAGAAAGAATGCCCGGAAATTGATTGGAATGCTCATTCCATTTCATCCTCTGATCCACGTACCCATGAGACCGAACTTCAAGTTCGAAAGATCATTAATTTGCAACATCTTGCAAATAATCTGCCAGATTCATTTACTGATTTGAAAGGTGTTACAAAATCCTTAAACCCGGCCAGAAACGTGCCAGAAAGAGTGGAGGTACCAATAAAAACCATTCAACTCTCTATCCCTAAAAAGAGGGGGAGTAGTACGGCCTCTGACCCGGAGCATGTTTCTAGCAAGCAGCAAAGGAAATCGAGGAGAAAAATCTCGGAGTCAGTAAATGCAGGTCAACTCAACGTTGACAAACACCTGATGGGAAGTATACACCCAGTGGAAGGGCAACCTCCACAACCCAGTTCCAGTGTGCAAAAACTGACTGGGACATCGGAACACCCAGACTCGATCGTATTGGGAAATCACGAAGAGTCACTAGGGGTGCAGGAAATTTCCATCAACTATGTTGATTCTGGAGAATCATTTGACCGTAAGACTACGACTGTCGACATATATTTTGCTGAAAAGATTGCAGATACCCTTCTCACTGATCATGATCCAAGGTCTATCGTTGAGTGCCAAAAGCGCTCCGACTGGCCTAAATGGAAGGATGCAATCCAAGCAGAAATTGCCTCGCTTAACAAAAGAAAGGTATTCACTGAAGCAATACCTACACCTCCCAGTGTTTTCCCTGTGGGATTCAAATGGGTTTTTCTCCGGAAACGGAATGAGAACAATGAGGTGGTGAGATATAAAGCAAGGCTCGTAGCACATGGTTTCACGCAGAAACCCGACATTGATTTCACTGAAACATATTCTCCAGTAATGAGTGCAACCACTTTCCGATATCTTATAGCTTTGGCAGTGCAAAATCGTCTATCTATGCAGTTGATGGACGTCGTGACCGCATATCTTTATGGGTCACTAGATTCGGACATATATATAAAGGTTCCTGATGGAATCTCTGTCCCGAATAAAAATGCAAAACGCAACATGTATTGTGTAAAGCTAAATAAGTCACTATATGGCTTAAGGCAGTCGAGACGGATGTGGTACAACCGACTCAGCGAGTTCCTTCTTCGGAAAGGTTACTCCAATAGTGCTGATTGCCCATGTGTTTTCATCAAGAAGTCCTCTACAGGATTTTGCATCATTTCTGTGTATGTTGATGATCTCAACATCATTGGCAGCACACCAGACATTGATGAAGCATGCAATCAACTAAAGATGgaatttgagatgaaggatttgggtaAAACCAAATTTTGCTTAGGTATTCAACTTGAGCATCTTCCCTCACGAATCATGGTACACCAATCTTCCTATATCCAGAAAATATTGGAGAAATTCAATATGGACAAATCCTATCCATCTAAAACTCCCATGGTGGTTCGATCTCTAGACGTAGAGAAAGATCCGTTCAGACCAAGGGATGATGGAGAAGAGGTGTTGGGACCTGAAGTTCCATACCTTAGTGCTGTTGGAGCGcttatgtatcttgcaaattgcACAAGACCTGATATTGCATTTGCAGTGAATCTACTTGCTAGACATAGCACAGCTCCCACCAAACGTCATTGGTCTGGAGTGAAGAATATCTTTCGATATCTCCAAGGCACAAAGGATCTTGGCCTATTTTTCCAGTGCTAGAAAAATCAGGACTCTGATGTGATTGGATATGCAGATGCCGGCTATTTGTCTGATCCCCATAATGCCAGATCTCAGACCGGCTTCGTTGTCCTACATGGTGGCACTGCTATATCATGGAAGTCTTCGAAACAGACTCTGGTGGCAACATCTACCAATCATTCTGAAATAATTTCATTATTTGAAGCAACATGCGAATGTGTATGGCTTCGCAGAATGATAAACCACATACAACAGTCATGTGGAATGGGTTCGATAAAATCACCTACCATTATCTACGAAGATAATGCGGCCTGTGTTGCGCAGATGCAAACAGGATACATCAAGAGTAATATCACAAAGCATATTTCTCCTAAATGGTTTCTCCCCATAATCTTCAAAAAAGCGGGGAAATAAGCATTCTGCAAGTCAAATCATGCGACAACCTTGCTGATTTATTTACCAAGTCTCTACCAAATTCTACATTCCAGAAATGTGTTCATGGAATTGGTATGCGAAGACTTAGGGACTTGCAGGTGTCAGGGGGAGTCTCTTCTTGAGATATCCTCGTTTTAATGACATCACATTATGCTATCTTTCTTTGTGAGTATATGTTTCAGGATCTCATCAAAGATTTTATGAAGAACTTTTGAAGGAGAATCTTTTAAGATGATAGAGCTTCCCGGACAATCGTGAAGATGATCTACATGGTCAAGCATAGATTAGGGGGAGTGTTAAAAATAATTCTGTAATTAGGGGAAAATCT
This region of Triticum urartu cultivar G1812 unplaced genomic scaffold, Tu2.1 TuUngrouped_contig_7243, whole genome shotgun sequence genomic DNA includes:
- the LOC125531489 gene encoding MADS-box transcription factor 56-like is translated as MAATMTQTSVSRFPPPLPPTSSSWPPLTPREPPDVPTHLCAALYFESIVDSANRRASTGRSGRIRTPIWIGRWGSEIRSSTPLLIRLQKSIDRYKAYRKDNNVNNKTVQPDIQQVKADTVSLAKKLEALEVSRLKILGENLGGCSAEELNCLEVNIEKSLRIIRGKKTQVLEQQIANLKEKERTLLKDNEDLRGKQRDLEASLVVPALNCVTPLQPRGQLAPEQEPVPSDEDVETELYIGLPGVRCSNRRSGQAK